CGCCATTCACCGGCAACAATTGATCATATGATTTTTTATCAATGGTTTCTTGCAGAACCAGTGGAATGAAATCGGGGGTCCAGCCTTGAATAGGATGGGGTTCCCAAGCGGGATGGCCGCTTTGTGGCGCGCCATTTGCCTGCCGCTCTTGCGCGATATCGCTGGCCAGCAAGGCGGCATTTGCCGGTTCGGTTAAAATGATTTTGGTTTCGGGGCGGGCGGTGCGCAAGCCACGCGCCACGCCCGAAACTGTGCCGCCCGTGCCATAGCCCGTTACGAAATAATCCAGCCGCTCATTTTCAAAATCAGCGATGATTTCGCGGGCTGTAGTGTGCTCGTGAATATCGGCGTTGGCCTTGGTCTCAAATTGCTGCGCTAGGAACCAGCCATTGGTTTCAGCGAGTTCTGCAGCTTTGTTATACATGCCCATGGCTTTTTGTGCCCGCGGGGTCAGCACCACTTTTGCACCCAGCATGCGCATCAGTTTGCGCCGCTCAATTGAAAAGCTATCGGCCATTATCACCACCAAAGGATATCCTTTTTGGGCGCAGGCCATCGCCAGGCCGATGCCCGTATTGCCGCTGCTGGCCTCTACCACTGTTTGCCCGGGTTGCAACCGGCCTTCGCGCTCTGCAGCTTCTAATATATTCACCGCCAAGCGGTCTTTTACCGATCCTGCTGGATT
The sequence above is drawn from the Rhodobacteraceae bacterium IMCC1335 genome and encodes:
- a CDS encoding pyridoxal-phosphate dependent enzyme; the encoded protein is MTIRSTNGRGQLYGSVLDTIGNTPCIRINNLAPEGVTIYVKAEFFNPAGSVKDRLAVNILEAAEREGRLQPGQTVVEASSGNTGIGLAMACAQKGYPLVVIMADSFSIERRKLMRMLGAKVVLTPRAQKAMGMYNKAAELAETNGWFLAQQFETKANADIHEHTTAREIIADFENERLDYFVTGYGTGGTVSGVARGLRTARPETKIILTEPANAALLASDIAQERQANGAPQSGHPAWEPHPIQGWTPDFIPLVLQETIDKKSYDQLLPVNGADGIGWAQKLAKEEGILTGISGGSTFAITMQIAQSAKAGSVILCMLPDTGERYMSTPLFESIEAEMNAEEEAISRSTPTAQME